In one Pseudomonas sp. SG20056 genomic region, the following are encoded:
- a CDS encoding glutathione S-transferase family protein, with the protein MSLTVYGAPLSPFVRKVRLFLAEKNMDYQLEIILPFGQPTWYRELSPLGRIPALRDCDFTLADSSVICQYLDDKHPERPSLLGQNAEQRAQVRWLEKYADYELAPLCTFSVFRNRALKPSMGQSCDEAAVQKALHEKLPAHFDYLEQTLGSADYLVGDSLTLADLALACQLINMQHGGEQLDTQRWPNLSAHYARITARASVQAVLPGELKMLAKMAAKA; encoded by the coding sequence ATGAGCCTGACTGTTTATGGCGCCCCGCTGTCACCCTTCGTCCGTAAAGTTCGCCTGTTTCTGGCTGAAAAGAACATGGACTACCAGCTGGAAATCATCCTGCCGTTCGGCCAGCCGACCTGGTATCGCGAGCTGAGCCCACTAGGGCGCATTCCAGCCCTGAGGGATTGCGACTTTACCCTCGCCGACTCCAGCGTGATCTGCCAATACCTGGACGACAAACACCCCGAGCGCCCCTCTCTGCTTGGACAGAATGCCGAACAACGCGCGCAGGTACGTTGGCTGGAGAAATATGCCGACTATGAACTGGCTCCGCTGTGCACCTTCAGCGTATTTCGCAACCGCGCGCTGAAACCCAGCATGGGCCAGAGCTGCGATGAAGCCGCCGTACAGAAAGCCCTGCATGAAAAACTGCCGGCGCATTTCGACTACCTGGAACAGACCCTCGGCTCAGCTGACTACCTGGTCGGCGATAGCCTGACCCTGGCCGACCTGGCCCTGGCTTGCCAGCTGATCAACATGCAGCATGGCGGCGAGCAACTGGATACGCAGCGCTGGCCCAACCTGAGTGCGCACTATGCTCGAATCACCGCGCGCGCCTCGGTGCAGGCTGTATTGCCCGGCGAGCTGAAGATGCTCGCCAAGATGGCCGCCAAAGCCTGA
- a CDS encoding GAF domain-containing protein — MIDLQQSGQGLDGYPLLVAQLQALLAGERDFIANAAQFSAFLFQELSDLNWAGFYLARGEELVLGPFQGKVACVRIPFGRGVCGAAAATGQTQRVDDVHAFAGHIACDSASNSELVVPLFKDGRLLGVLDLDSPSLARFSTADQAGIELLVELFVELTDC, encoded by the coding sequence ATGATTGATCTACAACAAAGCGGGCAGGGGCTCGACGGCTACCCACTGCTGGTGGCGCAACTGCAGGCGCTGTTGGCCGGGGAGCGCGACTTTATTGCCAATGCAGCGCAGTTCTCAGCGTTTCTGTTTCAGGAGCTGAGCGACCTGAACTGGGCAGGTTTTTACCTGGCCCGTGGTGAGGAGCTGGTGCTCGGACCTTTCCAGGGCAAAGTAGCCTGCGTGCGCATTCCTTTCGGTCGCGGTGTCTGCGGCGCCGCCGCGGCCACAGGGCAGACTCAGCGAGTTGACGATGTGCATGCCTTTGCCGGGCATATTGCTTGCGACAGTGCCTCCAATAGCGAGCTGGTGGTGCCGCTGTTCAAGGACGGGCGCTTGCTTGGTGTGCTCGATCTCGACAGTCCGTCGCTGGCGCGGTTTAGCACAGCGGATCAGGCTGGCATCGAGCTGCTGGTCGAGTTGTTTGTCGAACTGACTGATTGCTGA
- a CDS encoding ATP-binding protein — MDSRLSDFLLRAEAVLARLEPLLPIQRPVIDWQQSLAVRWQRDGRSGFLAPLQVSLDVNLDDLIGVDLQRAQLARNTQQFIQGLPANHALLWGARGTGKSSLVRALLTEHAAAGLRLIEIERDHLADLPRIVEQLSELPQRFVLFCDDLSFEAGEGDYRMLKTVLDGSLERAPDNVLLYATSNRRHLLPEKQSDNESWQRVDGELHPNEAVEDKIALSDRFGLWLSFYPFTQEHFLDVVRHWVGVHAAQAGLVWQWHDELEKAAIRWALGRGNRNGRCAYQFARDWVGLQLLSKHDD; from the coding sequence GTGGATTCGCGTTTAAGTGATTTTTTGTTGCGCGCTGAGGCTGTACTGGCCCGCTTAGAGCCCTTATTGCCGATACAGCGTCCGGTTATCGACTGGCAGCAGAGCCTGGCGGTACGTTGGCAGCGCGATGGTCGCAGTGGTTTTCTCGCGCCGCTGCAGGTCAGTCTGGATGTGAATCTGGATGATCTGATCGGGGTCGATCTTCAGCGGGCCCAGTTGGCGCGCAATACCCAGCAGTTTATCCAGGGTCTGCCGGCCAACCATGCGTTGCTCTGGGGCGCGCGTGGTACGGGTAAGTCATCGCTGGTGCGGGCGCTGCTGACCGAGCATGCGGCAGCGGGGCTGCGTCTGATCGAGATTGAACGTGATCATTTGGCCGATCTGCCGCGTATCGTCGAGCAGCTGAGCGAGCTACCGCAGCGTTTTGTGTTGTTCTGCGATGACCTGTCGTTCGAGGCCGGTGAGGGTGATTACCGCATGCTGAAAACCGTGCTCGATGGTTCCCTGGAGCGTGCGCCGGACAATGTGTTGCTGTATGCCACCTCCAACCGTCGCCATCTGTTGCCGGAAAAGCAGAGCGATAACGAAAGCTGGCAGCGAGTCGATGGCGAGCTGCACCCCAACGAGGCGGTGGAAGACAAGATTGCGCTATCTGACCGCTTCGGCCTGTGGTTGTCGTTCTACCCCTTCACTCAGGAGCATTTCCTCGACGTGGTCCGCCACTGGGTCGGGGTGCATGCCGCGCAGGCCGGCTTGGTCTGGCAATGGCACGACGAGCTGGAAAAGGCTGCCATACGCTGGGCCTTGGGGCGTGGTAATCGTAATGGGCGCTGCGCCTATCAATTCGCCCGCGACTGGGTGGGGCTGCAACTACTGAGTAAGCACGATGATTGA